Sequence from the Nymphaea colorata isolate Beijing-Zhang1983 chromosome 9, ASM883128v2, whole genome shotgun sequence genome:
AAGGAACTCAGATTTTGGGATTGCCCAATACAAGCATTCAGCTAAAGACTGGTCTTTATTAGGATTTTGAAGATCTCAGAACTTGATCTTCCATtattattgaagaaaaaaagatgatcaGCTCTTCGTTCCAACCCTACAGAGGCCATCTGTTTCAGGTCCACTGAATTTGAGAACTGAGCCAAGGACGCCAAACCGTAGCCAAAAATAATGGTACTTgatcttctttcttcctttttcatccCCTTGGCTCGCATGCTGAGGGATGACAGCTACGCATTTCCTCAGCTTGATTCTTGATGATTGAGTCGCTCTTATATTCAGGAAAGGCATTTTTcgaaaagttaaaattttcactCCATATCTTTAGGATTCTCACTAAATATGAATCATTTATTAAACTCGATTGATGATTTATAATGTGCACCAGGTAGAGTTATTTATATGCTaaagcaaaattttcatgtcaatCTACTTATCAAAAAAATGGCAATAGAGAATATGAAGCGACCTGTGCAGAAGAATAAGTGCTAATTGCTAGCATGCTACCACCACCAGAAAAGGGGTAAAAGATAAAGTAACATGTTTCTTCCAAGACTGCAATAGTCCACAGTAAAGTATATTCCTTCACGTGAAATCTGGTATGCAATGTTCAAATATCGCAAAGTGGTACAAGGGACCAACCAGAAACAGTAGCTTCAGACATAATACTCTTGGTACcccaagtgggcatccgtgtaCTTGATGTTTAGGCGCTTGCATTATTGGGCAACTTGGTTTTAGAAAAGACTACACaaataataaacaaatcaaGAATGCTGATCTCAACTCCAACTTCGTGTACGCTTCTCTATACCACTGGAAAAGAATGAGGTGCGCTTTACAGTGAAGACCTTTATGAAATCAACAATTGTGTGTTAGGCCTTCAAGTTATCAGTGCCGCAGTCGTTTAAATTCCAAACATGACTTTCCCGGTTCCTGTTTGAGTATGCGTTTTCTGATAAAAGTGTTTGAGGAGCGGCCTGCACTTTCACATGAACGCGCCCTACCCAAGTCGAGCTCCATGAACTCTCCTGCTGAATCCATGACAATGGCGATGGACGATGCATTGATTAACATTACTGGGGCTGGGGCAACAACACAGATCATGTAGAACAAGCCTCCATTTGACTGGTTTCCTTGTAGAGAGGATCATTTAGACATTCTCTGGTCATCGGGGTGCTTCTCTGAAACAAACCAACAACCATTACAAAATAACTCAAGATGGTCTTTGTacatctgtcttccaacacCAGCTAGTGGTCTGCCCCTAGCCAATATGAACAAAAGAGCTCCTCCAACATCATTATCAATTTCCCACACCAATAAcctatatacacacacatatatatatatatacacacacgcatgCACATAGCTGTTTCCCAGATGACTACAGAAGCTTACGTCAGCAACAAATATCTCTGACGCTTACTGAATCCTTTTTACATTCAGTATGTTGCACAGGAAACACATCAGTTTTTATCTCCTAAACCAAGGAGAACCTGATTTTATTCATTAGAAAATCAATGAAACCCCAGCTAGCTATGGTGCAGACTTGTACTGATTTCTATGCCCACTGTCCCCTCCACAGTGTGCTCAGATCCAACCCAGCTGTAAAGGATGTACGCCCTGATGTAGTTATATCCGACATTTTTCTCTCCAAACCAACGTAGTTAGGTTCTTGAATTTCTTGGTACCCCCATCAtacttgatttttttatcaaagtcTAGATGGGGTTGAGTTCATGTATGCTTTTTATCTTATGTACTGATTAAGATGAACtcataaatgagatttatgcaTCATATCTTTTCCAAAGTATGGATGCTTGGCTGAAAACCAGCACATTTCTTGCAGCCAGCTGTGCTGAAAGCCTGTGGCTGAAGACGGTGATCTACCTAATAGCTTCATTACAAGCTGATAGATGGTTCATTTCTAACTTCTGATACAATGTCCTGGTTTGGTGCTTTCAAGCAATAATTGCAGCCACCTATTGTCATCATTTCTTTGCAGTAGGTGAAATAGACAGACCACAATACTAGCATCCCAAATTTGAggtcaaaacaagttcaaaaagtatccaatttaaaaaacatttgtttattACCAACAACAGGGGAAAAGAAATTTGACAATGACCATAGTAGATAAGAAGTTCTAAAAATAAAGGTTGGATAAGTGAGCAAGAGTATGGTCCCCATGACAGCCACTGCTTAGCTGGCTCCTCACAGCTTCTCAGATGCTTCTTCTTGGCAGACGTGGGACACTCTCTCAGTGCTGTCTTGGGTAGCTATAAATAGCTTGCTCAGTGTATCTACTCTCCTCACACTAAAATCAAAGACACACTTCAATTTCATATAGTATCGCCGCTGCCACTGCCACTTGAAGTTTTCTGCTACTCTCTCTGCTTCCATACTTATTCCCCTCATTTCAAGCTTAACTCAACTGCGCTCTTGCTAAAACCTTTCCCCAAAATGTCTTCCTTCCATAGTGCTACAGCTCTGCTGCTGGTTCTGCTGCTTGGATGCTTCGTTGCTTCCATGGCAGATTTCTCATCCACTGTCGACATCACATGGGGAGACCACCGTGGCGCGATTAGCAGGAATGGTCAGCAGCTTAGCCTCTCTCTGGACAAGATATCAGGTTCAGGTTTCCAATCCAAGCAGGAATTTCTATTTGGCAAGTTTGACATGAAAATTAAACTGGTCCCAGGCAACTCAGCAGGCACGGTTACTGCATACTATGTAAGTTTCCGAAATTCTTTTCCTCTGTAGAAGGGATGCCTTTTAATACGGAAAACTTCTTACAGATAATGAAGTCCTATCAAATTGCTCATGCTTCGTTTATTTTTGTAACAGCTGTCTTCCCAAGGGCCCTTCCATGATGAGATAGACATGGAGTTCCTAGGTAACCTCAGTGGCCAGCCCTACACTCTGCACACAAACGTCTACACACAGGGGAAGGGAAACAGAGAGCAGCAATTCCACCTCTGGTTCGACCCAACTGCTGACTTCCACACCTACACCATTCTCTGGAATCCCCAGCAGATAATGTAAGTCGAAGACGCACCACAGATCTTTAATCCACTGATCCTCAAGCTTGTCCCTTCTCTTTACAagaagcaatcctaagcaagtgGCTTTTTTAGGTTGCTCAAATGCACTTACAAGTTAGAACTGTCTGTTGGATTAAGGCTCCATTAATCTTAATAACAGTGACAGTAACAATAAACTAATAAAGAACACGTTTTTGAAATGATTTGCAGGTTTTATGTGGATGGAGGGCTCATCAGAGTGTTTAGGAATCATCAATCAGCAGGAATAGGCTACCCAAGCAAGCAAGCGATGAGGTTGTACTCCAGCCTGTGGGATGCAGAGGACTGGGCTACACAGGGCGGCCGCGTCAAGACCGACTGGACAAAGGCACCTTTCACCGCAACCTTCAGCAACATCGGCATCAGCGGATGCGCAAAAACAGGTTTGAGCTCCTCATGCGATGCTTCCTCTTCTGCTTGGATGAACCAAGCTGCGGTGACCTCGGACCTGCAGAAGATGAACTGGGTACAGAAGAACTACATGATCTATAACTACTGCAGAGATGTGCAGAGGTTCCCACAGGGTCTCCCACCCGAGTGCTCACTCTAAGCAGCCTGCCCACTTCATACAAAAGTAGTTCTTGAAATTCTTTCATCAAATCTTGCAATAAAAGGGTGTTTTATTGccagaactttttgtttctttcctttcggTCTCGCAAACTCTGTTTCAGCTCCTGTGAACGGGCCAGTGGACATGAGCTAGTGTGATAGTGGATCCTTTCTACATCACTTGTACTTTTACAGTTTACACAAATATTTGTAATTATGTGTTTTCGTGAACAAGTTTGAATAGCACGAAGCTTGTGGTAGAAACTATGCGTCGCACTTAGCGTTGAGTGGCATCAAAACGCAGAACGTGAACGGATTGTATTCGGGCCTCAGTATATTCCTCGCAGAATGTCGCCAAACAAGATACTGCATCGTGGATTGAAGCGAAcgtataagaaaaagaaaaggaagtcaCCGGATCCGTGTGGCTTATTAGATTGAACTTGAGGCCTTCCTGAGGTGATCAAAAGTTTCAATACTGGGGTTGTATCTAATGGTGGGAACTGATAAGCTCTGCCTGCCTACAACTTACTCAAAAGAGATAGAttgagaaaaagggagagactATAGGGGCAACCAACGTATCATGGTGGTTTAAGCAACAATTATTGTAATTCAAGTCTGCATATAATTATTGGCTGAAGGTCAATAGCCCTAGTGGTGGTTTACCTTGGATCTAGGTAAGGGAGCTGAACTATATATGACTCGTGCTGAGAGAGACTTCAAATGCACGCTTTTAAAAGTCTTTAAGATCCATGTTTTCCAAATATCCGCATAAAAGGCAGCCTTGGAGAAGGGTATGACTACAAGAGCAAAAGGAGCTGCAAAGAATAGTCATACTATATCTttgacaaaaaaaggaaaaagaaaaaaaatgaaactgcttttaaaaaaattgaaattggcTAGGTTCAAGCCTCATTTAGGCCTGTTGGGCTGAGCAAGCCGAGTGCCAGGTGCAAAACTCGCCATGACCCAGTTCCCAACAAGCTCAAACTGTCTCGAGGGGCATAATATAACTGGTTAGACTGTTAGCTAGTGAGAACCCTGTCATGAAAGGTGCATAATGTAACTGGTTAGACTGGTAGCCGGTGAGAACCCtatcatcagtttgatttctGTGGCTTCTTATGCTCTTGAATCACTATTCTCACTCTAAATCCTGATGCAAATTTAGAAGGCCCCTGAGGAAGGGAGGATTCTGGGTTCCTCGTTCCCTATGGAAACAAAACTCAAGCCACAGCTTGCAAGGGTAGATCTTGGGAGCTCCAGCTGCTTCACTCGGCTGGCATGCAGCAGTGGGGCACGAACAGAGTGTGGACCATGTCTCGATAAGGCCGGAAAATGTATGTGGCCCTGCCATTTACTACGTTGCAAATTTTTCTCCAAGTGGACTCCCCTGGTGTCACCTTCATTCACAAACGGCGATGCCTGATTGAAATAACTTTTAACctcattctttttaaaaattttatcttatttatatGACCAATCCACATTAAACATGTGAATCGGCTGAAGCAGTATGTGCGTTGCgtgtgtgcgcgtgtgtgtGTTTACTTGGAAACTTATACATACGTGTTCTACCCTCAAAAATCATGTTCTTAAATATTTTGGTTGTCTTTGAATATAGGTAATTTCATAAATGGATGCAACATAACGTTTAGAGTATCATAAACTTTTTATGGATGTCTAGGATTTTATGAGTCACAGTAAGTGGAAACTATTGATTGTAAAGCTCTTGTAAAGGACATCTGTGCATCGTAAGGGCATGATACTTGTGATAATCTTGGATATCCAAAACTTCATCCAATCAATTGGATTAATGCAAAACACCAAAGAATGTTGAAAAACTGCATGGCAACCTGGACATCATGAGACGCAGTGGGAGGCGAGGATCCAGGCACCCCTGTCCGTGTCCTTCTATACTCTTTTCCAATAAATCTTGAACTACAGCGGAGTTCCAGGTCGTACCCATGTCCATGTGACCTAGATCTGTTCCAATTAAAGTTAACAAAAAAACTCCAACAGGTAAGAACCATGAAACATACAGGAAAAAAGATGGTAAATGAATTCTCCCCAATTATGGGAATCCTAGACAAGTTGGGTTCCATTTTTCAAATCTCTAAGCGAATGGACAGACCCTTTTCCCACTCGCTGCCACATTCAGCCATCCCATAAACAGATTTTCAGGTCAGCTTATTTAATATCCAAGCGATACCCACAACCGTTTGTTCAGCTTGAATTGAAGGCAATTCCTTTCATTTCAAATATGGTCTCCACGAGCAGCTCCAATGGTGGACTTTTGTACAATCAAGGCATGAATTTCCTGCAAGTTGGTAAAGAGCATTCATTCATTCCCATCATATCTTTCTTCTTTATCAATGAATACTATCTATTCCAGGCAAAGAAAGCCACTTTTAAGGGTAATTACAGATGACAGCTCAAAGTGTTGAACACGGATTTAACATGGTTGTCCTCATAAATCCTCTTTGACAGATTCAAGTGTGCCAAACATCAACTCCTCGATTCAGAGACCATAAAATTGATCTTTTCAAACTCGAATAAATGACCATATCATAGTGCAGTAACTGTTCCGTCGGTCAAGCGTAGTAGCATGTTTTCTGCATTACCATCACCAACCTAAAGATGTCAGCAGATCAACAAACCAAAAACAGTAGATTACAGCTAAGGAGATATAATATTAATATCAATGATTGAATGTATGAAGTAGAAGTAGGACTAAGGGCGTCGGTGGTTGGCATTAGAAGACCAAGCTTTGTTGGGGAAAGAGATAATTAATGGGTATGAACTTGAGGTTCAGCTGCTGCAAGGTTGGCCCATCCCCATCTTTCTACCCATTAAAGTTTGATGACCTCATATTGAGACTACATGATCACTGTGGGGCCAAATATGTGCCTCCTCATTGGGCAGtgacatattcagatttgactTGCAAGTTGTAACTAAACAGCGTGCAAGCGATAAGGGTGATTACATCTGAGTGAGAAATCGTCTTTGGGAGGTCAGAAATTTTTGTGCACAGTTCTTTTTTAGCTGTCATATACATGTGTTTACCATGGCAAGTGTACCTCAAAATTATTGGAATCATGAGAAATGGGGAGTGAAAATAATTGGGTTCGATGGTGTTACCAGAAGAACTCCCCCCGCGAGGATCTTCTCCCCATGTTCCGCCCTGCTTGTGATACTTATTAGATCTTCGAGGTCCTGCTCTCCTTCTCGAGGAGAATAAAAGTATAGAACTCTGAATGTGATCACAATATTTCTTTATAAATTATATTCTAAGCACCAAAAGACTCTGTTCTATGCTTCTTCAGCGAAAAGTAGCTACTGTTTTGTACAAGACGCGTTCTTCCCCTGTTGAAATGTGTGACGTTATGCGTGTGCATCCAATgggagaaggtaaactttctttAATAGACTCTGCACCTAGCACACAAACAAATCAGCCTACCAATGAATAATTTAATCAAGAGAACTTGTTTTCCTTCATAGAAAAACAAGATATCAATTATTTGATTGACCAAATTATTGAATAAGAAGTCGGAGGAGGGCACAGAGCCACGACCAATCTGTTTCctcgatttttcctttctgccTTTTTCTGTCAGAAATGAGGAACAGATGGGTTTTCTGTTCCTCTCTCTTCAAAGGCAGAAAAGACTTGTGAGTTATGAACAAGCAATTGCTTGGTTTAACCTATAAATGGAGGAAGATTCCCGTGGGCTTCTGCAAACTCGTtttttcataaaccatttgCACACATAGTGAAAACTTGGACCTCTGACTTCCAATCTTGGGAGCCATTCTCGTCTTTCCTTTGAAATCCAGACACAGTTATCCAAAATTAAAATTGCTTTGGATGAcactttcaaaaaacttgggtgtagTGACATCTGATtctgaaaattatgaaaataaatttttgccAAAACTGGTTTTGACAAAACCCAGCTTTGATGTCATCCAAACGGTCTTCAAATGAGATTTCAGaggcaaaaccaggttttgaaatGCCCCTCATAATCATAGATTGGGATGGTGTTCGTCGTAtactataaaaaaataaaaagaatgtcTCCAAACTtgatttaaattaaaaaagtatAATCTCGTCCTACACACTTAAAAAATTTTGTCCCTTCATGTCTTCTACTATCATCGACTACCCTTTCGTGTTTCCCATATTTGTCTCATTATGTTTATATGTGCAACCATTGGACTTATAAAATAACCTGATATCATACATTTTTGTGGGTAATATTGCGGTTATGAACAGCAGGAGACTTTGGGGTACAATTGGATAGCTGGAAGGTGAGGTCAGAGTCAGACTATATTGTTCTTCTGGTCCATACTTTAAAAGGCCCCCACTGTTTCccatgatttaaaaaataaaaacaaaaaagcagtTCATGTTTAGTTCACCTACTTGCCTAGGTATTACCACGGGTTGTTGCCTGATAAAAAAAGTTACTGAAAAGTAATaaaatgttttacctttccaaaTTCACTCTGAACTTTCGAAAGTTCATTGTTCATCTCTAGGGAAAATTCACTTTTAACCATGATTAGTACTTGCGTTAGTCATTACAGAGCCATTTTtgtctcattaaaaaaaaagtactcgCATAATAAAAATATACCTAATTCCGTTCCATTTTATATATGCTATCCCACTAAAAAGAAATAGTTTTAATGATAAATCAACTTAACCTAAAGAACTATAGCTTAGAACTCTTTAGTAAATTCAAGACAGGATCAATGAAAGATGGATTTTACATTTCCTCATTAGaaagaactatatatataatgcagCAAGTCATATCTGCATGAGGCGGGCTCATACCCTTGCAGCCTTCGATTTTGAATGTCAAAGAAATGTTCATATAATTCCAATGTAGACGTCCAATTTAACAAAgcacaaatattcaaaccaaaATGCCGATGAAAGATGAGGACAAATTAAGTCACAGAAAATGCAAAAGTAAGCCAATAATTGtatgcacattttcttttctggtttcTATGATAAAGGCGAGTGAGTGGGTCCTATTACAGCCCATGCCCAGCTGCCTTTCCCACGTCTGTAGACTTGCTTTTAGGTTTCTTCTTAGATCTTAGTGCAATTGGTGGCTATAAATACACTGGCTTCGGTGAGGTGTTGAACTACTCCTCTCTCGCACACAATTTCTTCTTCTACACCAACTTCACTCCTGCAAATACATAAACGCTGTTGATCTTATAATACTTCTAGCAATTAATCAGAAGCTTCAGCCTGAGTTGAGTCTACTTCTTTCACCCCAGCATGTATTCCCCTGCAATTCTGTTTCTGCTCTCGAGCGCGTTCATCAGCGCATCCATGGCAAACTTCGGGACCGACGTCGATGTCACCTGGGGAGGTCAGAGGGCCGTGGTCACCAACAACGGCCAGCAGCTTAGCCTCTCCCTCGATCGGTCATCCGGCGCCGGTTTCCAATCCAAGCAGGAGTTTCTCTTTGGGAAGTTCGACATGAAAATCAAGCTCGTTCATGGCAACTCAGCTGGCACTGTCACTGCCTACTACGTAAGTATACCTTGCAGTGCTAATGGTGTTTGATCGACATGAGAGAAGGATGGAAATGTCAATGCATGGCAATGAATTTTATGTTGGAAAAACTCATAGTGATCAGTCTACATAGTTGACACATGATATACATGTAATATGTGAACATCCTTTCTGAATATATGCGAGTAGGCAAACGCTGATggctttttccttcttctaatCTTGGAGCAGCTGTCTTCCCAAGGAGCTCTGCACGACGAGATAGACATGGAGTTCCTGGGCAACCTTAGTGGCCAGCCCTACACTCTGCACACCAACGTCTACACACAAGGGAAGGGAAACAAAGAGCAGCAATTTCACCTCTGGTTCGACCCAACTGCTGATTTCCACACCTACACCATCCTCTGGAATCCCCAACAGATAATGTAAGTCATGCATGAATACATATCTTAACATGCTCAATTAAATGTCACGTTTTCAACTCTTTTGCAtaccaattcat
This genomic interval carries:
- the LOC116260806 gene encoding putative xyloglucan endotransglucosylase/hydrolase protein 13, which gives rise to MSSFHSATALLLVLLLGCFVASMADFSSTVDITWGDHRGAISRNGQQLSLSLDKISGSGFQSKQEFLFGKFDMKIKLVPGNSAGTVTAYYLSSQGPFHDEIDMEFLGNLSGQPYTLHTNVYTQGKGNREQQFHLWFDPTADFHTYTILWNPQQIMFYVDGGLIRVFRNHQSAGIGYPSKQAMRLYSSLWDAEDWATQGGRVKTDWTKAPFTATFSNIGISGCAKTGLSSSCDASSSAWMNQAAVTSDLQKMNWVQKNYMIYNYCRDVQRFPQGLPPECSL
- the LOC116261172 gene encoding probable xyloglucan endotransglucosylase/hydrolase protein 23 codes for the protein MYSPAILFLLSSAFISASMANFGTDVDVTWGGQRAVVTNNGQQLSLSLDRSSGAGFQSKQEFLFGKFDMKIKLVHGNSAGTVTAYYLSSQGALHDEIDMEFLGNLSGQPYTLHTNVYTQGKGNKEQQFHLWFDPTADFHTYTILWNPQQIMWYVDGTPIRVYRNHESSGVAYPSKQAMRMYSSLWDAEDWATQGGRVKTDWTQAPFTASFSNVDINGCVWSGSGSSCGPSSSSWMNQVLVASDQQKLAWVQKNYMTYNYCSDAQRFPQGLPPECSLA